The Vreelandella piezotolerans genomic interval TCAGTAAAGCGATTACATTTGGTGCATCAGGCAGTCAAAGCGCACCATTATTGATGGGCGTCCCAATCGACGCTCATGATGGGCGATGCCAGCTCGTTCAACTCAGCATAGTGGTCGCTTATCGCGCTGATTCGCTCGCGGCCCTCCGCTAAGCGCTGGTGCAAAACGGCATTTGCCAACAGGCAAATCACGCTGTTGGCGGTGGCATAGCTATCGAACGCCGAGAGACTCTCTAACGGTACTTCCAACCACCACGTCACTTGCGAAGCAAACGGCGAGGCGGTGGGGTCAGCGATCAACAACACCTTGGCAGGCGAGCGTTCGAGGGCGTCCACTAACGCGGCAAATGCCGATGGACGGCGGCGAAAACCCAACAGCACCACGGTGTCGTGTTCGGTCAAATCCACCAGCTCTTCGGCCAACGACTGGTTCGGCTGCGGTGCCAAGCGCACGTGGCGACGGGCTTGCACGAGCTGCTGACGTAAGTGCAGTGCCAACGGATAGCTGTTGCGGAAACCGACGATCACGACCTGCTGAGCCATCGCCAACGCCTCGACCATCGCGGCAAATTCCTGGGGGACAAGGCTCGCGAAACAGCGCTGCAGATTCTCCTGCTCCCGCTGCAGGTGGCGCTGGAACGAGGCGCCGCTCTCGCTCTCCTCCTCCATGGCATGGGCATCGATCACCAACGGCACGCCCAAATTACGCAGCTGTCGAGCGTGATCCTTTACCGTGCGATAGCTTTCGAACCCTAGTCGCTTGAATAGACGGCTGACGGTGGACTTTGACACCCCGGTCAAACGCGCCAGATCGGCGGCGCTGTACACGGCCAAATCATCGAAGTGATCCAGAATGAAACTCGCCACGCGCTGTTCTTGGGCGCTGAGCGCATCAAACTGGGCGGCAATCCGTTGTCCGATATGGGGTGTCATAGTGTCCTGTTTCGTTATTTAGCGGCTGGGTGATGCTCTGCCCAGTGACGGGCGATATCGACCCGTCGGGCTACCCACACACGGTCGTGGGCTTCGATATGGTCTAAAAAGCGCTGCAGCGCCCGGAAACGCCCAGGGCGGCCCAGCAAACGGCAGTGCATACCAATAGAGAGCATTTTCGGCGAATCCTCCCCTTCGGCATACAGTACATCAAAGGCGTCGCGCAGATAGGTAAAGAAATGATCCGCCGTGTTGAACCCTTGTGGAGCCGCAAAACGCATGTCGTTGGTATCTAAGGTGTAGGGCACGATCAGGTGGTTATGCTCCGCGCCTTGGCTATCGCTCACCGTGGTCCAGAACGGCAGGTCGTCGCCGTAATAGTCGCTGTCGTAAAGAAAGCCACCTTCGTCCAGAATCAAACGGCGCGTATTGGGGCTGTCGCGCCCGGTGTACCAACCTTGGGGCTTTTCACCGTACAAGCGCTGGAAGATCTCCATAGCCTTTTGCAGATGCTCGCGCTCGATATGCTCGGGTACTTCCTGGTAGTGGATCCAGCGGTAGCCGTGGCACGCCACTTCATGGCCCAGCTCTTTGAATGCCTGGGCCACGTCCGGGTGGCGCTCTAGCGCCATGGCCACGCCAAATACGGTGAGCGGCAACCCGCGGCGCTCGAACTCGCGTAGAATACGCCACACGCCAGCGCGGGAGCCGTATTCGTAGATGGACTCCATGCTCAAATGGCGGTCTGGATAGCTGGCTGCACCAATGATCTCGGACAAAAACTGCTCCGAGCCTGCATCGCCATGCAGTACGCAGTTTTCCCCGCCCTCCTCATAATTCAGCACGAATTGAACGGCGATCTTGGCCTTGCCTGGCCAGTTAGCGTGGGGCGGCGTACGGCCATAGCCGATGAGATCGCGAGGGTAATGAGAGGTCATGGACAGGCTCCTTGATAAAGGCAGAGCGTTTTAGTTTGTATACAAAATAGCCATTTTGAATAGTCATCGCAATTCAACGCAGGGCTAATCAATTGAGATGACGGCGCTTTTCGGCTCAATAGCACGCTAACCCTTTGAAACTTGAACACTTGGTCAACTCTTCCAGCGCCTACACGTCGCATGAAAGGGCTTGCGCATCGCAGAAAAGCGCCCTATTTTCGTATACAAGATAGAAAATATTGTTCACATGCGAGTATCACCCCGTGCATATACGCCTGATTAACCCCAACACGACGGCTGCCATGACAGCGACGATTCGGCAAGCGGCCGAACGATTGGCGGCTCCTTCGACCACCGTGAGCGCCACTCAGCCCGACGCGGGACCGGTTTCTATCGAGAGCCATTTCGATGAAGCCGTGAGCGCGGTGGGCGTGGCCGAAGAGGTTTTGAAAGGCGAGCGAGAGGGCAACATCGATGCTTACGTCGTGGCCTGTTTTGGTGATCCCGGCCTACTGGCTGCCCGCGAACTGACCCGCGCGCCGGTGATCGGCATTGCCGAAGCCGCCTTTCATATGGCGACCCTGATTAGCACGCGCTTCTCGATCGTGACCACGCTAGGCCGCACCGGGATTATTGCCGAACACCTGCTCGAGCAGTACGGCTTTAGCCACCACTGCCGCCGCATTCGCGCCGCTGAAATCCCGGTACTGGATTTGGAAGACCACCCTGACGCCGCCTTCAGCCGGATCGTGCAAGAGTGCTGCCGTGCCCGCGATGAAGATGGTATTGGCGCGATCGTGCTGGGCTGTGGCGGGATGGCGAACCTCACCCACGCCATTAGCCGAGAAGTGGGCCTGCCCGTGGTGGAAGGGGTCAGTGCGGCGTTGAAGCTTGCCGAATCGCTGGTGGGGCTGGGCTTATCTACCAGCAAATACGGCGATTTAGACTACCCGCGCCCGAAACCTTTTACCGGCAAGTTTGCGGATTTTTCAAACCTCACCTTGCCACCTACACGCCGTTGAGACATTCCGCATCACACTAACAATAGGCTACACAGCACGACTAAAAAAGATAACAACACAACGACTACCGCCATCAGCACGCCACGCCGCAAGCGTCTCCTGGGCCAGTAGCGCCCAGGTTACCAATAACATCGATAATCTTGCGAGGACGGTAACATGAGCACTTCAACCTCTGCTCTTACCTCAGATGAAGCGCCGGGAGCAACTAGCCCCGCCACCGCCAAAGCCGTTGGGGCCGAAAGCCTAGCTCCGCAAAGCACCCGCATCATGGGGCGCACCTCCTATTTTTTAGCCTGGTTTGGGGGGTGCGTGTCGATTGGCACCTTCGCCATGGGCTCAAGCGTAGTGGGCACGCTCAATCTACTGCAGGCCACCCTGGCGATTGCCATTGGCTGTTTTGTGATTGGCGTGGCGCTCGCCATTAACGGGGCCGCTGGTTATAAATATGGCATTCCGTTCATGGTGCAGGCCCGCAGTGCATTTGGTTTTACCGGCACGCGTATTCCCGGTTTGGTGCGCGCCGTGCCCGCCATCGTCTGGTACGGTTTTCAAAGCTGGATTGGCGCGGGCGCCCTCAACATGGTGTCGGCGACGCTGTTCGGTTTCGATAACCTGATCTTCTATTTCATTGCCTTTCAGTTTTTGCAGATTGGCCTTTCGGTACTCGGCTTTCAGGGCATCAAGTGGCTGGAGAACATTGGCAGCGCCTTCATTCTCTGCTCGCTGATGTACATGTTTTACGCCACGGTGCAGCGTTACGGCGACGAGCTATCCACCAGCCTGCTGACCATGGAAGGCTCTTGGGGGATGCCCTTCTGGAGCGCCACCATGCTATTTTTGGGCATCTACAGCACCATGATGCTCAACGTTAGTGACTACTCCCGGGAGCATAAAAAGGGCACCGGCCCAGGGCTATTGACCACCATTTACGCGATGTCGATTCTACCCTGCACGCTGTTTATGGGCCTAATTGGCTACATGGTGTCGCAAGCTACCGGCACCGCCGACCCTATTCAGGTGTTCGCCAACGCGGTAGATAATACACCGCTACTCATGATCACCCTGCTGTTCATCGCCTTCGCCCAGGTGACCACCAACGTGCTGAACAATGTGGTGCCGCCCACCTACGTGCTGATGGACGTGTTCAAACTCAAGTTCTCCGTTGCCACCGTTATCGTGGGGCTGCTGGCCTTCGCCACCTTCCCTTGGAAACTGGTGCAGCCGGAATCCGCCGCAGGCCTACAGCTCTTCGTGCAAACCTACTCCGCATTCCTTGGCCCCATCTTCGCTATTCTGGTGGTGGACTACTACGTCATTCGACGCCGCACGCTGGATATCGGCAAGCTCTACGATGAAAACGGCCCCTATCAAGGCATTAACCAAGCGGCGTTAATAGCGACAGCGGTAGGGATTATCGCCGCGCTCTCGTTCTCGGCGGTCTCTTGGTACGCCAGCCTAATTCCTGCCGGGCTGACTTACTACCTGCTGATGAAACACTGGCCCGCCTGCCAGCGCTTCACCCAATAATCCGCCCTACCCGCGCCTGTCACCTTCGTGGGGCAGGCGGCCATTCCCGGATAACGAGCCTTGCCATGAATGAACAGCCCAACCAAAGCGATCTCAACATCCAGCAGATCGATCCAACGCTCTATAACGATGACCTCGCCCCGCTAAAGCCAGAGCACCGCACCTGGGGCGCATTCGAGATTTTCAACGTCTGGTCCAACGACATCCAAAGCCTGTTTGGCTATACCCTGGCAGCGTCGCTGTTTCTCTCTTACGGTCTGAACGGCTGGGCCGTGATGGCCGCGATCATTCTGGCCGGGGTGGTCGTCATGTTTCTAGTCAACCTGACCGGCAAACCCAGCGTGAAATATGGCATTCCCTTCCCGGTGATGGTGCGCGCCAGCATGGGCGTGCGTGGTGCCAACCTGCCCGCCATGCTGCGCGCCATCGTGGGGATCTTTTGGTACGGCGTGCAGACCTACTTCGCCTCCACCGCGGTGGCGCTGCTGATTACCGCGCTGTTTGGTGTAGGCAACGGGGGGACTTTCCTCGGCCTTTCCGGAGTGGCGTGGCTTTCGTTCGTGATCGTGTGGCTGTTTCAGATCGCGATTTTTTGGCAGGGCATCGAGCGCATCAAGCACTTCCTGAACTGGGCAGGCCCACTGGTCTATGCGGTGATGGTGGTGTTGATGCTCGTGGTATGGATGCAAGCTGGTAGCGAGCTGCTCCCCGCCATTAGCACCATCTTTAGCGGCAGCGGTGAGCAGGGTGGCCTGGGGGCGTTTCTCGCCATCGTGGGTACGATGGTGGCCTACTTCGCCGCGGTGGTGATCAACTTCGGCGACTTCACCCGTTTTGTGAAAACCGAGCGCCAGATGAAGCTGGGCAACCTGCTGGGCCTGCCGTTAAACGTGGCATTCTTCTCGTTCATTGCGCTGATCATCACCGCGGGCACGCTGGTGCTGTTTGGCGAAGCGCTCACCAACCCGGCGGATATCGTGGAGCGCGTCGATTCGCTGCCGCTGACCATCGTGGCCGCTCTTACCTTCTTTGCCGCCACGGTGGGTATCAACTTGGTCGCCAACTTCATTCCCCCCGCCTACGACCTCGCCAACCTGTTCCCCAGCAAAATCAGCTTCAAAATGGGCGGCTTGATTACCGCCGTGATTGCCTTTTTCGTCGGTGCACTGTGGATCTCGGTGATCAGCCAAATTGGCGTGCCGGGCTTCGTGAATGCGCTGGGCGCTATCGTCGCGCCGTTCTACGGCATCATCGTGGTGGACTACTACCTGATCAAACGCCAGCACCTCAATATGCAGGAGCTATTCTCCTCAGCCACCGGCAGCGCTTACTACTACGTCAACG includes:
- the puuE gene encoding allantoinase PuuE, producing the protein MTSHYPRDLIGYGRTPPHANWPGKAKIAVQFVLNYEEGGENCVLHGDAGSEQFLSEIIGAASYPDRHLSMESIYEYGSRAGVWRILREFERRGLPLTVFGVAMALERHPDVAQAFKELGHEVACHGYRWIHYQEVPEHIEREHLQKAMEIFQRLYGEKPQGWYTGRDSPNTRRLILDEGGFLYDSDYYGDDLPFWTTVSDSQGAEHNHLIVPYTLDTNDMRFAAPQGFNTADHFFTYLRDAFDVLYAEGEDSPKMLSIGMHCRLLGRPGRFRALQRFLDHIEAHDRVWVARRVDIARHWAEHHPAAK
- a CDS encoding MurR/RpiR family transcriptional regulator — protein: MTPHIGQRIAAQFDALSAQEQRVASFILDHFDDLAVYSAADLARLTGVSKSTVSRLFKRLGFESYRTVKDHARQLRNLGVPLVIDAHAMEEESESGASFQRHLQREQENLQRCFASLVPQEFAAMVEALAMAQQVVIVGFRNSYPLALHLRQQLVQARRHVRLAPQPNQSLAEELVDLTEHDTVVLLGFRRRPSAFAALVDALERSPAKVLLIADPTASPFASQVTWWLEVPLESLSAFDSYATANSVICLLANAVLHQRLAEGRERISAISDHYAELNELASPIMSVDWDAHQ
- a CDS encoding aspartate/glutamate racemase family protein, whose product is MHIRLINPNTTAAMTATIRQAAERLAAPSTTVSATQPDAGPVSIESHFDEAVSAVGVAEEVLKGEREGNIDAYVVACFGDPGLLAARELTRAPVIGIAEAAFHMATLISTRFSIVTTLGRTGIIAEHLLEQYGFSHHCRRIRAAEIPVLDLEDHPDAAFSRIVQECCRARDEDGIGAIVLGCGGMANLTHAISREVGLPVVEGVSAALKLAESLVGLGLSTSKYGDLDYPRPKPFTGKFADFSNLTLPPTRR
- a CDS encoding NCS1 family nucleobase:cation symporter-1 translates to MNEQPNQSDLNIQQIDPTLYNDDLAPLKPEHRTWGAFEIFNVWSNDIQSLFGYTLAASLFLSYGLNGWAVMAAIILAGVVVMFLVNLTGKPSVKYGIPFPVMVRASMGVRGANLPAMLRAIVGIFWYGVQTYFASTAVALLITALFGVGNGGTFLGLSGVAWLSFVIVWLFQIAIFWQGIERIKHFLNWAGPLVYAVMVVLMLVVWMQAGSELLPAISTIFSGSGEQGGLGAFLAIVGTMVAYFAAVVINFGDFTRFVKTERQMKLGNLLGLPLNVAFFSFIALIITAGTLVLFGEALTNPADIVERVDSLPLTIVAALTFFAATVGINLVANFIPPAYDLANLFPSKISFKMGGLITAVIAFFVGALWISVISQIGVPGFVNALGAIVAPFYGIIVVDYYLIKRQHLNMQELFSSATGSAYYYVNGWNTRALIAFGVAAMFSLSTVLVPALSSLGGYGWLIGAGLGGIFYYGLMKRFEAAPVMAEQKTH
- a CDS encoding NCS1 family transporter, which produces MSTSTSALTSDEAPGATSPATAKAVGAESLAPQSTRIMGRTSYFLAWFGGCVSIGTFAMGSSVVGTLNLLQATLAIAIGCFVIGVALAINGAAGYKYGIPFMVQARSAFGFTGTRIPGLVRAVPAIVWYGFQSWIGAGALNMVSATLFGFDNLIFYFIAFQFLQIGLSVLGFQGIKWLENIGSAFILCSLMYMFYATVQRYGDELSTSLLTMEGSWGMPFWSATMLFLGIYSTMMLNVSDYSREHKKGTGPGLLTTIYAMSILPCTLFMGLIGYMVSQATGTADPIQVFANAVDNTPLLMITLLFIAFAQVTTNVLNNVVPPTYVLMDVFKLKFSVATVIVGLLAFATFPWKLVQPESAAGLQLFVQTYSAFLGPIFAILVVDYYVIRRRTLDIGKLYDENGPYQGINQAALIATAVGIIAALSFSAVSWYASLIPAGLTYYLLMKHWPACQRFTQ